A single genomic interval of Granulicella tundricola MP5ACTX9 harbors:
- the bshC gene encoding bacillithiol biosynthesis cysteine-adding enzyme BshC, with the protein MSPECYPMSVLPHISKLYGDYLAMGGDADTPLRGWYGAEPLGAGWMGREVGVAHSSRLADLLKDQVREFGGGAAALANVERLRNGAHAVVTGQQVGLFGGPQLTLLKAATAIARAKEAEKVTGKAHVPVFWLASEDHDLAEVDQVSLPGKKELETLRLGLRGHGGEVGKILLGDGVENALDQASELLGYAPVCDLLREFYRPDATLAGAFARLMTRIFEEYGLVVMDAAGQGFHALGVSALRAAIERADELERALLARTEELERLGYHAQVLVKSGASLLFLVDERTGERLPLRRLADERWKSGARTYSVAELLEILETTPERFSPNALLRPVFQDTILPTAAYIGGPAEIAYFAQSAVLYERILGRLPAVLPRFSGTMIAPAVETVMSQHEVSLKDLFDAKTPEELTQRLGARAMPIEAKRKIAAAGNALDEELGSLTGYLGSLDESLGRSAEVSANKMRYQMNRLRRMAARYEVQKEASLAKHAGVMMLQLFPDGHPQERIIGGVWFLGQWGSGLVDRLVLEAAQMCLGHSVIRG; encoded by the coding sequence ATGAGCCCAGAGTGTTATCCGATGAGCGTGCTGCCGCATATCTCCAAGTTGTATGGGGATTACCTTGCCATGGGCGGAGACGCGGACACGCCGTTGCGGGGGTGGTACGGCGCTGAACCTCTGGGTGCTGGATGGATGGGGCGTGAGGTTGGAGTGGCCCATTCAAGCAGACTTGCAGACCTGCTGAAGGATCAGGTCCGGGAGTTTGGTGGTGGGGCCGCCGCCCTGGCGAACGTGGAGCGGCTTCGGAACGGGGCGCACGCGGTCGTGACGGGGCAGCAGGTTGGACTGTTTGGCGGGCCGCAGCTCACCTTGCTGAAGGCTGCTACTGCCATCGCCCGTGCAAAAGAAGCGGAAAAAGTCACTGGTAAAGCACATGTTCCTGTGTTCTGGCTTGCCAGTGAGGATCATGACCTAGCGGAGGTTGACCAGGTCTCGCTGCCGGGGAAGAAGGAGTTGGAGACGCTCAGGCTTGGTTTGCGCGGGCACGGCGGCGAGGTGGGGAAGATACTTTTGGGTGACGGCGTGGAGAACGCCCTTGATCAAGCCAGCGAACTCCTCGGATATGCTCCGGTTTGCGACCTCTTGCGAGAGTTTTATAGACCGGATGCCACGCTTGCGGGGGCCTTTGCCCGCTTGATGACGCGGATCTTCGAGGAGTACGGGCTGGTCGTGATGGATGCGGCCGGACAGGGCTTCCACGCTCTTGGAGTGAGCGCTCTGCGTGCTGCCATAGAGCGGGCTGACGAACTCGAGAGGGCATTGCTGGCTCGGACAGAAGAACTGGAGCGGCTGGGTTATCACGCTCAGGTTCTGGTGAAGAGTGGCGCTTCGTTGCTCTTTCTCGTCGATGAACGAACCGGGGAGCGCCTTCCGCTCAGACGACTGGCGGATGAGAGATGGAAGTCTGGGGCGAGGACTTACTCCGTTGCCGAGCTACTTGAGATTCTGGAGACTACGCCGGAGCGCTTTAGTCCAAATGCGCTTCTAAGGCCGGTTTTTCAAGATACGATTCTTCCGACCGCCGCTTACATCGGCGGCCCAGCGGAGATTGCGTACTTTGCCCAAAGCGCGGTGCTCTATGAACGGATACTGGGACGACTTCCTGCTGTGCTGCCAAGGTTCTCAGGAACGATGATTGCCCCTGCGGTAGAGACCGTGATGAGCCAACATGAGGTGTCTTTAAAGGACCTTTTCGATGCGAAGACACCTGAGGAGTTGACGCAGCGGCTAGGGGCTCGCGCCATGCCTATCGAAGCCAAGCGCAAAATTGCGGCTGCAGGAAACGCACTAGACGAGGAATTGGGATCCCTAACGGGGTATCTGGGATCTCTTGATGAGAGTCTTGGGCGTTCTGCCGAAGTCTCCGCGAACAAGATGAGATATCAGATGAATCGGCTGAGAAGGATGGCAGCGCGGTACGAAGTCCAGAAGGAAGCGAGTCTTGCCAAGCATGCCGGTGTGATGATGCTGCAGCTCTTCCCTGACGGGCACCCACAGGAGAGGATTATCGGGGGAGTCTGGTTCTTAGGTCAGTGGGGATCTGGATTAGTCGACCGCCTTGTGCTGGAAGCGGCTCAGATGTGTCTCGGGCATTCGGTGATCCGGGGGTAG